From one Solanum lycopersicum chromosome 12, SLM_r2.1 genomic stretch:
- the LOC101252059 gene encoding seed biotin-containing protein SBP65-like isoform X1, giving the protein MDSDKAKREDVHPAIHIKSVTTAPAEHQPAVKVGGLEFSSGMQQQQKDTDTESDKHSSHQGLGGFKIESHRKEGEEGRVHGGIHPQETGNKKKSERKAPALAPAAVLAENSDEKAKDFGASALHNANEKESASHGHDAATYSQTAQDVRSGSQYVADKAAAAKDTAIEKGAQAKDAVIHGPQIGSEYVADKSRVAKDTILEKGQQVCGETVDTLSRAGQTTMQSAQQAKDGTLQKAGEMKDYAAEKSKNAAGYIKQKGVDAKDATVETGKSAVGYAGEAAKTVAEKSRDAAVYAKDATVETGKSAVGYAGEAAKTAKDMAEAGAFGAAHYTAKGAAAATKATADVVSSVAGYAGEKAVAARDAVAGAGKSVAEYAGDKLAAAKDYVVSAEEGAADYAGKKKSETERQIEGNSKRESGGGVSSREKEGG; this is encoded by the exons atggattcAGATAAAGCAAAAAGAGAAGATGTTCATCCTGCTATTCATATAAAAAGTGTTACTACTGCTCCTGCTGAACATCAGCCTGCTGTTAAAGTTGGAGGACTGGAGTTCTCTAGTGGAATGCAGCAACAGCAAAAGGATACTGACACAGAAAGTGACAAACATTCTTCACATCAAG GACTAGGAGGTTTCAAAATTGAATCACATAGGAAAGAAGGCGAAGAAGgaagagttcatggagggattcatcctcaagaaaCTGGTAATAAGAAGAAATCAGAGAGGAAAGCACCTGCACTAGCACCAGCTGCTGTACTAGCTGAAAATTCCGACGAAAAGGCGAAGGATTTTGGGGCGTCAGCGTTACATAATGCAAATGAGAAAGAATCGGCTAGTCACGGGCATGATGCTGCAACTTACAGTCAAACAGCACAAGATGTTAGAAGTGGATCTCAGTATGTTGCTGATAAGGCTGCAGCTGCTAAAGACACTGCCATTGAAAAAG GTGCACAAGCCAAAGATGCTGTAATTCATGGCCCTCAGATTGGATCCGAGTATGTTGCGGACAAGTCTAGAGTTGCAAAGGACACAATTCTCGAGAAAGGCCAGCAAGTTTGTGGTGAAACTGTAGATACCCTATCGAGGGCAGGACAAACTACGATGCAATCAGCACAGCAGGCTAAAGACGGCACCCTGCAAAAAGCAGGGGAGATGAAAGATTATGCTGCTGAAAAGAGCAAGAATGCAGCAGGATACATTAAGCAGAAAGGCGTTGACGCAAAAGATGCTACTGTGGAAACAGGAAAAAGCGCGGTAGGGTATGCAGGGGAAGCAGCTAAAACCGTTGCTGAAAAGAGCAGGGATGCAGCAGTGTATGCAAAAGACGCCACTGTGGAAACAGGAAAAAGCGCGGTAGGGTATGCAGGGGAAGCAGCTAAAACCGCGAAGGATATGGCTGAAGCGGGAGCTTTTGGTGCTGCACATTATACAGCAAAAGGAGCAGCCGCAGCTACAAAAGCCACGGCTGATGTTGTTTCTAGTGTTGCAGGGTATGCAGGAGAGAAGGCAGTGGCTGCAAGGGACGCGGTCGCTGGTGCTGGAAAGAGCGTGGCGGAGTATGCAGGGGACAAATTGGCTGCTGCTAAAGATTACGTAGTTTCAGCGGAAGAAGGTGCAGCTGATTATGCAGGTAAGAAGAAGTCAGAAACTGAGAGACAAATAGAAGGTAATTCCAAG CGAGAAAGCGGAGGCGGAGTTTCTAGCAGAGAAAAGGAGGGCGGATAG
- the LOC101252059 gene encoding seed biotin-containing protein SBP65-like isoform X2, whose amino-acid sequence MDSDKAKREDVHPAIHIKSVTTAPAEHQPAVKVGGLEFSSGMQQQQKDTDTESDKHSSHQGLGGFKIESHRKEGEEGRVHGGIHPQETGNKKKSERKAPALAPAAVLAENSDEKAKDFGASALHNANEKESASHGHDAATYSQTAQDVRSGSQYVADKAAAAKDTAIEKGAQAKDAVIHGPQIGSEYVADKSRVAKDTILEKGQQVCGETVDTLSRAGQTTMQSAQQAKDGTLQKAGEMKDYAAEKSKNAAGYIKQKGVDAKDATVETGKSAVGYAGEAAKTVAEKSRDAAVYAKDATVETGKSAVGYAGEAAKTAKDMAEAGAFGAAHYTAKGAAAATKATADVVSSVAGYAGEKAVAARDAVAGAGKSVAEYAGDKLAAAKDYVVSAEEGAADYAGKKKSETERQIEARKRRRSF is encoded by the exons atggattcAGATAAAGCAAAAAGAGAAGATGTTCATCCTGCTATTCATATAAAAAGTGTTACTACTGCTCCTGCTGAACATCAGCCTGCTGTTAAAGTTGGAGGACTGGAGTTCTCTAGTGGAATGCAGCAACAGCAAAAGGATACTGACACAGAAAGTGACAAACATTCTTCACATCAAG GACTAGGAGGTTTCAAAATTGAATCACATAGGAAAGAAGGCGAAGAAGgaagagttcatggagggattcatcctcaagaaaCTGGTAATAAGAAGAAATCAGAGAGGAAAGCACCTGCACTAGCACCAGCTGCTGTACTAGCTGAAAATTCCGACGAAAAGGCGAAGGATTTTGGGGCGTCAGCGTTACATAATGCAAATGAGAAAGAATCGGCTAGTCACGGGCATGATGCTGCAACTTACAGTCAAACAGCACAAGATGTTAGAAGTGGATCTCAGTATGTTGCTGATAAGGCTGCAGCTGCTAAAGACACTGCCATTGAAAAAG GTGCACAAGCCAAAGATGCTGTAATTCATGGCCCTCAGATTGGATCCGAGTATGTTGCGGACAAGTCTAGAGTTGCAAAGGACACAATTCTCGAGAAAGGCCAGCAAGTTTGTGGTGAAACTGTAGATACCCTATCGAGGGCAGGACAAACTACGATGCAATCAGCACAGCAGGCTAAAGACGGCACCCTGCAAAAAGCAGGGGAGATGAAAGATTATGCTGCTGAAAAGAGCAAGAATGCAGCAGGATACATTAAGCAGAAAGGCGTTGACGCAAAAGATGCTACTGTGGAAACAGGAAAAAGCGCGGTAGGGTATGCAGGGGAAGCAGCTAAAACCGTTGCTGAAAAGAGCAGGGATGCAGCAGTGTATGCAAAAGACGCCACTGTGGAAACAGGAAAAAGCGCGGTAGGGTATGCAGGGGAAGCAGCTAAAACCGCGAAGGATATGGCTGAAGCGGGAGCTTTTGGTGCTGCACATTATACAGCAAAAGGAGCAGCCGCAGCTACAAAAGCCACGGCTGATGTTGTTTCTAGTGTTGCAGGGTATGCAGGAGAGAAGGCAGTGGCTGCAAGGGACGCGGTCGCTGGTGCTGGAAAGAGCGTGGCGGAGTATGCAGGGGACAAATTGGCTGCTGCTAAAGATTACGTAGTTTCAGCGGAAGAAGGTGCAGCTGATTATGCAGGTAAGAAGAAGTCAGAAACTGAGAGACAAATAGAAG CGAGAAAGCGGAGGCGGAGTTTCTAG
- the LOC101256948 gene encoding uncharacterized protein isoform X1, giving the protein MDLKGIAWVGDIYQKFEAMCLEMEDAMYQDTARYVENQVQTVGASVKRFYSDVVLDLHPQFNIDPVKVAAADLSLNPYAHTEISKKLKAQLKGGHPRVINKELIDDTQVIKGKSKSGGVYRRQSVGMKEIVRDNHPPSKKSDALCLVSGNTIKLSSDSKVRGGFEVASDHMTMTSPLASVKGLKSTETGKEVSNHIIKTEVPAAGISINIAASDTSLSVDCVGQNQADLRNTFSVGDLQSDSHVDRGTRKELAGDTGLKISSNTGDNNIASKEVNNIAKISSNTDDNNIAGEEIKESCKARSDKSCSPPPDKYDLIESDVEIVERYDEPKLEETCVLVEAEKLHVPQGSVKRKSYKKKLRQVFSMKKKSTRTEYEQLGALYGDQQPNLQPEEKQMQVLSKNSNPKKLSSADDHSESEWELL; this is encoded by the exons GATACCGCTAGATATGTTGAGAATCAAGTGCAGACTGTTGGTGCAAGTGTCAAGAGGTTCTATTCAGATGTGGTGCTAGATCTGCATCCTCAATTTAACATAGATCCCGTGAAAGTTGCAGCTGCTGACTTGTCTCTTAATCCTTATGCGCACACTGAAATCAGCAAGAAGCTGAAAGCACAACTTAAAGGAGGCCaccctagggtaattaataaggAATTAATTGATGATACTCAAGTGATTAAGG GGAAAAGCAAAAGTGGAGGAGTTTATAGACGTCAAAGTGTTGGGATGAAAGAAATTGTTAGAGATAATCATCCACCATCTAAGAAGTCGGACGCTCTCTGTCTCGTATCAGGGAATACAATTAAATTGTCCTCAGATTCTAAGGTTAGGGGAGGTTTTGAAGTGGCATCCGACCACATGACCATGACTTCGCCCTTGGCCTCAGTTAAAGGACTTAAGTCTACCGAGACAGGAAAGGAGGTTTCCAACCATATTATAAAAACAGAGGTGCCTGCAGCAGGTATATCAATTAATATTGCAGCGTCTGACACGAGCTTATCAGTTGACTGTGTTGGGCAGAACCAAGCAGATCTCAGGAACACTTTCTCTGTTGGTGACTTGCAATCAGACTCTCATG TAGATAGGGGTACACGCAAGGAGTTGGCTGGTGATACTGGACTAAAGATTAGCAGTAATACTGGTGACAATAATATTGCCAGCAAGGAGGTCAATAATATTGCAAAGATTAGCAGTAATACCGATGACAATAATATTGCCGGTGAGGAGATCAAAGAGTCCTGCAAAG CAAGATCAGATAAATCTTGTTCTCCTCCACCTGACAAGTATGACTTGATCGAGTCCGATGTGGAAATTGTTGAGCGCTATGATGAACCAAAGTTAGAGGAAACATGTGTCCTGGTTGAAGCGGAGAAACTTCATGTTCCACAAGGATCAGTCAAACGGAAATCATACAAG AAGAAGCTCAGGCAAGTGTTTTCTATGAAAAAGAAGTCGACGAGAACAGAGTATGAGCAGCTTGGAGCATTATATGGAGATCAACAGCCGAACCTACAGCCTGAAGAAAAGCAGATGCAGGTTCTCTCCAAAAACTCAAACCCGAAAAAATTGTCATCAGCTGATGATCATTCTGAATCTGAGTGGGAACTTCTCTAG
- the LOC101256948 gene encoding uncharacterized protein isoform X2 — MDLKGIAWVGDIYQKFEAMCLEMEDAMYQDTARYVENQVQTVGASVKRFYSDVVLDLHPQFNIDPVKVAAADLSLNPYAHTEISKKLKAQLKGGHPRVINKELIDDTQVIKGKSKSGGVYRRQSVGMKEIVRDNHPPSKKSDALCLVSGNTIKLSSDSKVRGGFEVASDHMTMTSPLASVKGLKSTETGKEVSNHIIKTEVPAAGISINIAASDTSLSVDCVGQNQADLRNTFSVGDLQSDSHDRGTRKELAGDTGLKISSNTGDNNIASKEVNNIAKISSNTDDNNIAGEEIKESCKARSDKSCSPPPDKYDLIESDVEIVERYDEPKLEETCVLVEAEKLHVPQGSVKRKSYKKKLRQVFSMKKKSTRTEYEQLGALYGDQQPNLQPEEKQMQVLSKNSNPKKLSSADDHSESEWELL, encoded by the exons GATACCGCTAGATATGTTGAGAATCAAGTGCAGACTGTTGGTGCAAGTGTCAAGAGGTTCTATTCAGATGTGGTGCTAGATCTGCATCCTCAATTTAACATAGATCCCGTGAAAGTTGCAGCTGCTGACTTGTCTCTTAATCCTTATGCGCACACTGAAATCAGCAAGAAGCTGAAAGCACAACTTAAAGGAGGCCaccctagggtaattaataaggAATTAATTGATGATACTCAAGTGATTAAGG GGAAAAGCAAAAGTGGAGGAGTTTATAGACGTCAAAGTGTTGGGATGAAAGAAATTGTTAGAGATAATCATCCACCATCTAAGAAGTCGGACGCTCTCTGTCTCGTATCAGGGAATACAATTAAATTGTCCTCAGATTCTAAGGTTAGGGGAGGTTTTGAAGTGGCATCCGACCACATGACCATGACTTCGCCCTTGGCCTCAGTTAAAGGACTTAAGTCTACCGAGACAGGAAAGGAGGTTTCCAACCATATTATAAAAACAGAGGTGCCTGCAGCAGGTATATCAATTAATATTGCAGCGTCTGACACGAGCTTATCAGTTGACTGTGTTGGGCAGAACCAAGCAGATCTCAGGAACACTTTCTCTGTTGGTGACTTGCAATCAGACTCTCATG ATAGGGGTACACGCAAGGAGTTGGCTGGTGATACTGGACTAAAGATTAGCAGTAATACTGGTGACAATAATATTGCCAGCAAGGAGGTCAATAATATTGCAAAGATTAGCAGTAATACCGATGACAATAATATTGCCGGTGAGGAGATCAAAGAGTCCTGCAAAG CAAGATCAGATAAATCTTGTTCTCCTCCACCTGACAAGTATGACTTGATCGAGTCCGATGTGGAAATTGTTGAGCGCTATGATGAACCAAAGTTAGAGGAAACATGTGTCCTGGTTGAAGCGGAGAAACTTCATGTTCCACAAGGATCAGTCAAACGGAAATCATACAAG AAGAAGCTCAGGCAAGTGTTTTCTATGAAAAAGAAGTCGACGAGAACAGAGTATGAGCAGCTTGGAGCATTATATGGAGATCAACAGCCGAACCTACAGCCTGAAGAAAAGCAGATGCAGGTTCTCTCCAAAAACTCAAACCCGAAAAAATTGTCATCAGCTGATGATCATTCTGAATCTGAGTGGGAACTTCTCTAG